TCCAAAATGTTGTATAGGTCGGTATTGTCCCAAGTCAAGGTTTTGTCACCCAACTCTGCAGAGAGCAGACAGCCCGAGTGTCTTAAGTGGGGACTGGGGAGTTCAACAAAGTGGGAGCACCTTTTTGAAATGGACCATGCATGGCACACAGCTACCTACAAAGGGAATATGGACATTTGCCTATGGTAGAGTTTGAACCCATGCCCCTTAAATGACAACATTAGGCAACTTAGGTTCAAACCCTACCGGTGGATGCTCACAACTCCTTGGTAGCTAGCCATGAGTCAAGCACAGTCCATTTCAACAAGGCGCTCTCACTCTGTTCAATCCACCATTTCAGGCAGTCGGGCTCTCTCCGCAGAGCCGGGAGACCAAACCCCGCCCAAGGACAATACAGACCCGTAGAGGGTTCTGTCCGGACAGATAACACTTGGAAGACTTTTCCCCATTTAGAATTTTAAGAAGACTCACCAAACGCGTTAAGCCATCAtagcaataaaattcaattaaaataagaCACAAATATTTAGGACAAACAAAAGCTCAATTAAATCAtcaatcatgaaaataaaagatcacaaaaaaaaatcgaTCTAAACACAAATTCACCCACATTTCAACAACTATAAATGAAATTTCTCATTCCATCAAAAAAAAGAACTAACAATCATCAATCTAAAAGGACAAGCCATGCCAATGAATCtcccaaaaatccaaaaataaaaacgagaagAAAAGTACCTAGATGGGATTAATGATGACCGTGTTGCTCAGCATGCTGCTTGTGCTCGAGGTGGCGACGCTCGTTGGGAAGAGCAACAAGGTAAGAAAAGATCATCCCACCGAAACAGACATGGTAGAGAGGTTCGATAGAATCAGTCTCAATGTACTTAGCATGGTAATTGTCCAAACCCCTCTGAACAGATTTCTTCAAGTAACCCATAGATAGCATCGGCTTGAAGTAACCAGGAACTTCCTTCAATTTCATACCTTTTATCTCGCTGTAAACTTTCCTCATCGCCATTTTCCCCTAATtcaaataaaaccctaaattttccttattttgcTCACTGCGTGGCCTACGGGAATGGGGAAGATCTAAACAAattgaagaaggaaaagaaaaggttgaaCAAAGGCTTTTCACGTTGGGCCAGCCCTgcttgattatttctttagaATAAACTGGATTTCccaaatgttaaaatatgcttttgagtccctatacttttaatatatttagaattCATCCTTctatttttaagattaaaaaatttCCAAGTCCAATTATTAGGCTGATGACTTTTTTATATTCATTGGAGAcattttgaaatagaaaaattaatcatGTAACATAAGAAAtattacaataaatttaaatttaacagaaaaatactaacaacattaataattaaatttacattttaaatctaaaagttGAAgtttcttataaataaaaatgaaaaattaactctaaattttataataataaaaataaataaagacacTTAATTGGTTGGCAAATTGGATGAATTGTAATGATTCATCATTGAGTAATGGCAATTTcgttattatttaaaagaaatcttataaataaaattcaatttcgaGATAgctcattttattcttttactattatattaaattattcataaatttatatattaatcactcaactttaaaaattacaaaataattattaaattattcaaaaatttaatttaaattaccgaactttgaaaaaaattcaaatcactagattgttaattttaaaaaaatctagctAGTGAGTTCTAAACAATAATTCAACAATTGATACTATAGATTAATACCATCGACAAGTAAGAAGAATATAACTTAGATCTAAATCGAACACGACCAATGTAAAAATCGAAGAAGAAAGCtgtttgaatttaaattctCAAATTCGTGATGTTTAAAGATATTTCTTGAAAAAACTGaactgtaaaagaaaaaaatgagagcTTTCAATTGATGCAAGTTgtgcaaataaaaaaactcataaattagttattttaacaacccaataaattaaaaactttcaaataattca
The nucleotide sequence above comes from Gossypium raimondii isolate GPD5lz chromosome 13, ASM2569854v1, whole genome shotgun sequence. Encoded proteins:
- the LOC105781754 gene encoding uncharacterized protein LOC105781754 translates to MAMRKVYSEIKGMKLKEVPGYFKPMLSMGYLKKSVQRGLDNYHAKYIETDSIEPLYHVCFGGMIFSYLVALPNERRHLEHKQHAEQHGHH